Proteins co-encoded in one Colletes latitarsis isolate SP2378_abdomen chromosome 2, iyColLati1, whole genome shotgun sequence genomic window:
- the Atpsyndelta gene encoding ATP synthase, delta subunit yields the protein MATLARNLRPYLRYIRNRRTYADAAPASDQIKFTFAGANQVFYDQAVIKQVDVPSFSGSFGILPKHVPTLAVLKPGVVTVYEEGGDTKKIFVSSGTVTINEDNSIQILAEEAHPVENLDSSAAREVLSQAQQQLSSASSDQDKAAAGIAVEVAEALVQAAQ from the exons ATGGCCACTCTTGCTCGTAATTTGCGCCCTTACTTGAGGTACATTCGGAATCGCAGAACTTACGCCGACGCGGCGCCTGCCAGCGATCAAATAAAATTTACCTTCGCTGGAGCTAATCAG GTATTTTACGATCAAGCTGTTATCAAACAAGTGGATGTACCATCGTTCTCTGGTTCGTTTGGTATTTTACCGAAACACGTTCCCACATTAGCTGTACTGAAACCTGGTGTAGTCACAGTCTACGAAGAGGGCGGAGATACCAAGAAAATTTTCGTTTCCTCAGGAACAGTCACTATAAATGAAGATAATAGTATACAG ATTTTGGCAGAGGAAGCACATCCGGTAGAAAATCTTGACAGTTCAGCAGCCAGAGAGGTACTCAGCCAAGCTCAGCAACAGCTCTCATCCGCATCGTCTGACCAAGACAAAGCCGCAGCAGGCATTGCTGTCGAAGTTGCTGAGGCTTTAGTACAAGCTGCGCAATAA